One genomic window of Cricetulus griseus strain 17A/GY chromosome 3, alternate assembly CriGri-PICRH-1.0, whole genome shotgun sequence includes the following:
- the CUNH9orf40 gene encoding uncharacterized protein C9orf40 homolog, with amino-acid sequence MAKRRAAEPLTFRVPWKRLLLSDFPEEPPLWVPPSGAARSRKRQGDAGIMAEPAPAPRKRRGCGDGGQEREGLGLEPGEPPPGEQEETRVGRAPGGGDAVGSADSPRGADGAPIQPSEEFWQYNTFQYWRNPLPPIDLAALEDLCANADGLTETLQDKNEVVEIDMEP; translated from the exons ATGGCCAAGCGGCGTGCGGCTGAGCCGCTCACGTTCCGCGTGCCTTGGAAGCGGCTCTTGCTCAGCGACTTCCCCGAGGAGCCGCCGCTCTGGGTCCCGCCGTCTGGGGCGGCTCGGTCCCGCAAACGCCAGGGGGACGCGGGGATCATGGCGGAGCCTGCGCCTGCTCCCCGCAAGCGACGAGGCTGCGGGGACGGCGGCCAGGAGCGAGAGGGCCTCGGCCTGGAGCCCGGAGAGCCACCTCCCGGCGAGCAGGAGGAAACCCGGGTCGGCCGAGCTCCGGGCGGCGGCGACGCGGTGGGGAGTGCGGACAGCCCGCGGGGAGCCGACGGGGCGCCCATCCAG CCCAGTGAAGAGTTTTGGCAGTATAATACATTCCAGTACTGGAGGAACCCTCTGCCACCTATTGATCTAGCAGCTCTTGAAGACTTGTGTGCAAATGCGGATGGCCTGACAGAAACACTTCAGGACAAGAATGAAGTAGTTGAAATTGACATGGAGCCCTGA